The Bactrocera dorsalis isolate Fly_Bdor chromosome 3, ASM2337382v1, whole genome shotgun sequence genomic interval CAACTATAATATGGCTACAGCCACaaattatacataaaaaataccaTTAAGTGCGAACTTTCATACAAATGCTTTTGGAACTTTCAGCCAAGTGATATTAGTGCTTTCATCCCATGAAGCTTTAAGCTTACAAGCAACTTTAACAgttttaaaaaactgaaaacatgCACGACAATTACAAAATCGCAACACAAATGCATGCAAAGTCGACTAAACGAACTTGCCAAAACAATAGCGCATGCCGTAACACGCATTTATACACAACGCCGCCGACGAAAGCTCCGCTCGACATTAATATACCACACGACTCAATCAATACAATTACAGCAACGTTAAGTGACTTAAACGATATGCCGCACTACCGTTATGGCGGTAGTGATGCCTTAGCGTCCACCTTATCACTGCTGCCGCTCGGACGACGTCGTTGGTTTCAGCGCCAAACTTGCTTGCTTTGCATTTTGGCGGCATTCATTTGTGGTCTCTTCCTCGGCATCTTCGTGCCAATGGTGGATTTGAGTAATGTATTTTCAAACTTATCAACGGAGCCCGCGCCGCCTGCAGCTATAGTGGGACAACACGTACCGCTCGGCTTAGCTGCTTCGGATTGGGAACCGCTGCCTTACAATAAAGTCAAATTAGCAACACCCTTTAATCGCACAACAGCGGCGACGCACAGAACCAACCTCAAGGAGGTGGCGCACAGCCCCTTTAGCGTCGCCTTCATTAGCGAGCGCGAAGGCCGGATTGGCGCGGAGGAAATTTTGAGCGATGGCGCGCATCATGCTGACGATAGACGCGATGCGCGTGTACAGCGCACGGCGGATGCACCACTTGTGCAACCGACAGCGGAGCGTACGGCAAAAATGCTGCACGACTTCGACGCACCAACTTGGTCGGAGCAACAAAGTttagaaaacaacaacataatgaCGAAGAATATACTACAACGACCGAACGCACAGAAGAAACATCAGTCGGCAACAACGAGTGCACCGGGCATCATCAAATCCAACATCTACTGGGGTGAGCTGGTAGAGCGCGCGCTGCCACAAGGTTTCAGCGCACAAGACACACGCGATTGGAATGCCTATGTTGCGTCCGAAACGGCAGTGCAACGACTAGAGCAGGGTTGCGGACGCATGCAAAATCGACTTCTCACCTTCCGTGATGGCACACGCG includes:
- the LOC105221973 gene encoding extracellular serine/threonine protein kinase four-jointed — encoded protein: MHDNYKIATQMHAKSTKRTCQNNSACRNTHLYTTPPTKAPLDINIPHDSINTITATLSDLNDMPHYRYGGSDALASTLSLLPLGRRRWFQRQTCLLCILAAFICGLFLGIFVPMVDLSNVFSNLSTEPAPPAAIVGQHVPLGLAASDWEPLPYNKVKLATPFNRTTAATHRTNLKEVAHSPFSVAFISEREGRIGAEEILSDGAHHADDRRDARVQRTADAPLVQPTAERTAKMLHDFDAPTWSEQQSLENNNIMTKNILQRPNAQKKHQSATTSAPGIIKSNIYWGELVERALPQGFSAQDTRDWNAYVASETAVQRLEQGCGRMQNRLLTFRDGTRACARYRQNTDQIQGELFSFYLGRLLNMTNLAPSAVLTVNVESDKWATVVPDIMQAQWKQQRPVVLTRWLPNLEPAGIPQPFQPIDRHLNKQDVWNITAALTTTTTADKGSSVSAEAAENALNQDAHSLDSSINISITPNSLALERLVELAQWSDLIVFDYLIANLDRVVNNLYNFQWNAEIMAAPAHNLARQSNSQLLIFLDNESGLLHGYRLLKKYEAYHGLLLNNLCVFREPTIRALRQLRDAGAGRKLREIFEQTASAEVRDVLPTLPDKSIKILNDRIDRVLGQVDKCKQMISNS